From the genome of Primulina huaijiensis isolate GDHJ02 chromosome 11, ASM1229523v2, whole genome shotgun sequence:
GAGGCGTAGGGATATTATTATCGGCGGGGCGGTGATGGGAGGATGCATCGGTGGCGAAAGAAGGGTGTTTGGTGAGAATAAGCGGCCGGTCATTGGCCTCCTCATCGGCGTCGTCCGTAGATAGGTTGATGCAGGAGCAGCGTTCCAACGAAGTGAAGAAGGCCGTTGCGACGCTGGCCCCCACCCAGCTGGCCACGCGGTCCAGCTTGTCGCACTTGATAAAGCCGCCGCCACAGCTGCTCTCATCGGAAGACatgtttctttctttgtttctttcttcCCTTGTTTCTGTGGATCGATTTTAAGACAGTGGCTGAGATATAAAATCAAGGAGAGACTATTTTTCGAGAAGAAATTGCGGATGTTACGCTTCGTAATAACTAATTTTGTAcacaaaatttgttttattggtTTACTCttcctaatatttttcttagctaatttttattattataataattttttttaatatttttcgattttttcacGTGATTAGTTGTTAATATGACTTAGTAAGTATATTTATGTTAATAATTTCATTCGTTGGACTGTCACGAACCACTGTGGGACCTCTTCGAAGGCTAGAATGCCGTGAAAGATTCTCTCGCCACGTGCTATAATTGCGTTATAAAAATATCTTCTAATAAtcagatattaaaaaaaaatttgtaaatctGACTATGGATGACAATGGGCTGGAACGGAGACGGATTTGCCATCCCAATTCTcgctttttcgggttcgggaAATCCCAAACCCGAAACTTCGGTGATCAACTTCCTATCCCCGTCCCCATctccgtttcaaaaatattaatatggcaaGATGATCACGGATTCAGAtattttctcaaaccaaaacttattattattattattattagagataatattaatattaatatcaacattaataataatattattactatattattaatactaataatactattattttattattgatattaatttcGGGACGGGTTTGGGGATTTCGGAGACGAGGATAGTAATCTCATATCCGATCCGAACTACATcggagatttaaaaaaatccccgaacctgaacccaaacccgaaaaaaatcaaaaatcccCATCTCCGTTTCGGGTTTTCCCATGAAGAAAATTGGCATCACTAACAGATCTTTCTAATTATTTAGAAAGACAGTTCTATAGAAATTTTAATCAACTGTACATAAACTGAAGGGCTagaatttgatatttaattaacTATTAAAGATATGTTGTACCGGTGAGGAAAGACAAAGCGCATCTAGTGTAGTGGTATCATAGTACCCTCCCACGGTACTGACCGGGGTTCGATTCCCCGGATGCGCATTCTTTTTAATAAGCCTTTCAAATTTCTACAACTTTGATGCCTATCCTTTTTTCACTGCTTAgtattttgatatgataatgCTGCTTGGTTTGATTTTGACATGGTTTGAAAAATTTGAGCACGAATTATAAAGCATCAgaaataataatcatatttcTTCCGTTGGAAAAACAATAAGTAGAAAACGTGGTAAGGCTCTTTCAGCGATGGTCATCTttcttcgattttcttgcaCTCTTCCATGGTATGACGTGCTTCAAGCCCTCAAATATGGACGTCTGAAATTGAATGAGAGGAGAAACAACATATTGGTTAGCTCATTATAAGTCgaaaatgtatttgaaattacaaaattatcaACTTTCTTTAAAAGCCAAATTAGAATCTTGATTTGATTCTAAAATATAGAATTCAAAATGAGCTGAAATAAGGGTGAAAACTTGCCCACAGGGGAGTAGATTTTGCATTTCTTCTCGTATTTGCCTCGATTTCAACCTTCTTAGTATCGTCGGAGGGCGAGCACCGGGAAGTACCTCTATCGTTTTCCTTTGGACCAGTCACCTTCCATCTCAAGCTTCTCCCGAATAGCCCTGTTGCCTTTTGCCTTGTAATACGTTTGTTGCCGATAAGTGCTGCATCATCCACAGGACTGCTGTCGCTGCTGCTGTTACTGTCTAAGGAATCTCTAAAATATCTGAAGGAAGAGAACTTGGGTCGTCCCACATTGTAAGGCCCGTCGAGGACTGCAGTAGGCGACGGCGTTTTGGAAGATTTGCAGGGTGGAAGCTCCAAGCACTTCATGGGTTCGGGTAGAACTGCTGCGCAGTGTCGGGGCTTTCCTGGCTGCTCCTCCCATCTGAATGGAACCGA
Proteins encoded in this window:
- the LOC140987610 gene encoding uncharacterized protein, translated to MEGRDERQHSASNILIFTPPNLPLLNIYAPSITGHSPSPRHSGAETPPLQTLASVPFRWEEQPGKPRHCAAVLPEPMKCLELPPCKSSKTPSPTAVLDGPYNVGRPKFSSFRYFRDSLDSNSSSDSSPVDDAALIGNKRITRQKATGLFGRSLRWKVTGPKENDRGTSRCSPSDDTKKVEIEANTRRNAKSTPLWASFHPYFSSF